One window of the Paenibacillus beijingensis genome contains the following:
- a CDS encoding Ger(x)C family spore germination protein yields the protein MKRNKMLLIVVCLGLMQLSGCWNSRELNTLAIVSALGIDQGAGDNQYRLSFQVINPSTVSSGQTGGTGGNRAPVTIVTETGNSLFEIIRKASVKAPRRLFFAHTRIIVFGEAAARRGVKQQLDYLTRNNEMRLTPQLFIARGTSAESILRTVTPIEKIPANTVRGEIKMAERTWSEVAKTDIDDAIESFQGEGSEPTIPGIETIGDSKNSDKIDSAQQTDPKSNTALKGLAMFKEGKMVRWLDGPDARGTLWLKNKIRATAVALDCERIKNGLAVEIIRSKTKLKADIKHGQPSFQIDVEVMSHVREVQCQLDISDPKVLEQLNTRLEDKIKAELHAALNAALEQKSDIFGFGELIGRKYPKQWATMKNDWDDRFAKSEFNIHVTVSTRESGMQIQPFLLPEKNNSRS from the coding sequence ATGAAACGGAATAAAATGCTGCTTATCGTGGTGTGCCTCGGCCTGATGCAGCTGTCAGGCTGCTGGAACAGTAGGGAGCTGAACACCCTCGCCATCGTCTCGGCGCTCGGGATTGATCAAGGAGCGGGCGATAACCAGTACCGCCTTTCGTTTCAAGTGATCAACCCTTCCACCGTTTCCAGCGGACAGACCGGCGGCACAGGCGGAAACAGGGCGCCCGTGACGATTGTCACGGAGACGGGAAACAGCCTGTTTGAAATTATCCGCAAAGCGTCGGTGAAAGCGCCGCGGCGGCTGTTCTTTGCCCATACGCGGATTATCGTATTCGGCGAAGCTGCGGCAAGACGGGGCGTCAAACAGCAGCTGGATTATTTGACCCGGAACAACGAAATGCGGCTGACGCCGCAATTGTTCATTGCCCGGGGCACAAGCGCCGAGAGCATCCTCCGCACGGTCACCCCGATCGAGAAAATTCCCGCAAATACGGTCCGAGGCGAAATCAAGATGGCGGAAAGAACATGGTCCGAAGTCGCAAAAACAGATATCGACGACGCCATAGAATCGTTTCAGGGCGAAGGATCGGAGCCGACAATACCCGGGATTGAAACAATTGGCGATTCAAAGAACAGCGATAAAATCGACTCCGCCCAGCAAACCGATCCGAAAAGCAATACGGCGCTGAAAGGGCTGGCCATGTTCAAAGAAGGAAAGATGGTTAGGTGGCTGGACGGTCCGGATGCGCGCGGCACGTTATGGCTCAAAAACAAAATAAGAGCGACGGCTGTCGCTTTGGATTGCGAAAGGATCAAAAACGGCCTGGCGGTTGAGATCATCCGTTCCAAAACAAAATTGAAAGCGGACATCAAGCACGGTCAGCCAAGTTTTCAAATTGATGTGGAGGTAATGAGTCACGTGAGAGAGGTCCAGTGTCAGCTCGATATCAGCGATCCGAAGGTGCTTGAACAGCTGAATACCCGGCTGGAGGACAAAATCAAAGCGGAGCTGCATGCGGCGTTGAACGCGGCACTCGAACAAAAAAGCGATATTTTCGGTTTCGGCGAACTGATCGGCCGGAAGTACCCGAAGCAATGGGCGACGATGAAAAACGATTGGGACGACCGATTTGCCAAAAGCGAATTCAACATTCATGTCACAGTTTCCACTCGGGAATCGGGAATGCAGATCCAGCCGTTTTTGCTGCCCGAAAAAAACAACTCGCGTTCTTAA
- the glyA gene encoding serine hydroxymethyltransferase — translation MENLRKQDPELVKALGLELQRQRDNIELIASENIVSEAVIEAMGTVLTNKYAEGYPGKRYYGGCEYVDIAENIARDRAKELFGAEHANVQPHSGAQANMAVYLAALKPGDTVLGMNLAHGGHLTHGSPVNASGLLYNFVAYGVNEDTFTIDYEEVRKAAFKHRPRLIVAGASAYPRIIDFEKLGQIAKDVGALFMVDMAHIAGLVAAGLHPSPVPHAHFVTTTTHKTLRGPRGGMILCTKPWAAAIDKAVFPGSQGGPLMHVIASKAVALGEALQPSFKEYAQKIVNNAKVLSEALIAQGLNLVSGGTDNHLMLIDTRNLNITGKDAEHVLDQVAITVNKNAIPFDPTSPFVTSGIRIGTPAITSRGMDEAAMKTIAEVIAMTLKNPQDEAVLAAARGKVRDLTAQFPLYPALQY, via the coding sequence ATGGAAAATTTGCGTAAACAGGACCCCGAACTGGTAAAGGCGCTCGGCCTTGAGCTGCAGCGGCAGCGCGACAACATCGAACTGATCGCGTCGGAAAATATCGTCAGCGAAGCGGTCATCGAAGCGATGGGTACGGTGCTGACAAACAAATATGCGGAAGGTTATCCGGGCAAGCGTTACTACGGCGGCTGCGAGTATGTGGACATCGCCGAAAATATCGCCCGCGACCGCGCGAAGGAGCTGTTCGGCGCCGAGCACGCCAACGTGCAGCCGCACTCCGGCGCGCAGGCGAATATGGCCGTTTATCTCGCGGCGCTGAAGCCGGGCGATACCGTGCTCGGCATGAATTTGGCTCACGGCGGACACTTGACGCACGGCAGCCCGGTGAACGCTTCCGGTCTGCTTTACAACTTTGTCGCATACGGCGTTAACGAAGATACGTTCACGATCGATTACGAAGAAGTGCGCAAAGCGGCGTTCAAGCATCGTCCCCGTCTGATCGTCGCCGGAGCGAGCGCTTATCCGCGCATCATCGATTTCGAAAAGCTCGGCCAAATCGCCAAAGACGTAGGCGCGCTGTTCATGGTCGATATGGCGCATATCGCGGGTCTAGTCGCGGCCGGACTGCATCCAAGCCCGGTTCCGCACGCGCATTTTGTGACGACGACAACGCACAAAACGCTGCGCGGTCCGCGCGGCGGCATGATTTTGTGTACGAAGCCGTGGGCGGCAGCGATCGACAAGGCTGTTTTCCCGGGCTCCCAGGGCGGACCGCTGATGCATGTAATCGCGTCCAAAGCGGTGGCGCTCGGCGAAGCGCTGCAGCCTTCGTTCAAGGAGTACGCGCAAAAGATTGTCAATAATGCGAAGGTGCTGTCCGAAGCGCTGATCGCGCAAGGGCTGAACCTCGTCTCCGGCGGAACGGACAACCATCTGATGCTGATCGATACGCGCAACCTGAATATTACAGGCAAAGACGCGGAGCACGTACTCGATCAAGTCGCCATCACAGTGAACAAAAACGCGATCCCGTTTGATCCGACGAGCCCGTTTGTAACAAGCGGCATCCGGATCGGTACTCCGGCGATCACGTCGCGCGGCATGGACGAAGCGGCGATGAAGACGATCGCGGAAGTGATTGCGATGACGCTCAAAAATCCGCAGGACGAAGCCGTACTTGCGGCAGCACGCGGCAAAGTGCGCGATTTGACGGCGCAGTTCCCGCTTTACCCGGCACTTCAATACTAA
- the prmC gene encoding peptide chain release factor N(5)-glutamine methyltransferase, whose product MKHDNGIPAHRFKVRPDWTIGEACVQASSFLAAHGVEEARSNAELLLLHALGLNRAALLRDWREPVPQQRIDAWETAVERKAAGEPAQYIIGEQWFFGRPFTVTPAVLIPRPETELLVEAVLETADRLWPQASGLQTEPGGSLVGRPLESGRPTVLDVGTGSGAIALTLAAERPRWRVVASDISPDALAVSGGNADRLGVDGRVSFVQGDLLEPFLQGEGESGFSHGPAPYADGWRGAHIDVLVSNPPYIPQSDLAGLQREVREFEPHLALDGGEDGLAPYRKMLEQLPLLAAVPRIVAFELGMGQAREVAEMLRSYGAWEDIRIVTDYGGIERHVIASG is encoded by the coding sequence ATGAAGCATGATAACGGTATACCGGCGCACCGTTTTAAGGTGCGGCCGGATTGGACGATTGGAGAAGCCTGCGTGCAGGCTTCTTCGTTTTTGGCGGCGCATGGCGTTGAGGAAGCGCGTTCCAATGCCGAACTGCTGCTGCTGCATGCGCTTGGCCTAAACCGGGCGGCGCTGCTGCGCGATTGGCGGGAGCCGGTGCCGCAGCAGCGGATCGACGCCTGGGAGACAGCGGTAGAGCGCAAGGCGGCCGGCGAGCCTGCGCAGTATATTATCGGCGAGCAGTGGTTTTTTGGGCGGCCGTTTACGGTGACGCCCGCCGTGCTCATTCCGCGGCCGGAAACGGAACTGCTCGTAGAGGCCGTGCTGGAGACGGCCGACCGGCTGTGGCCGCAAGCTTCAGGGTTGCAGACTGAGCCGGGCGGCTCGCTAGTAGGCCGCCCGCTCGAGTCGGGGAGGCCGACCGTGCTCGATGTCGGCACGGGCAGCGGTGCCATCGCGCTGACGCTGGCCGCCGAGAGGCCGCGCTGGCGCGTGGTGGCGTCCGATATTTCCCCGGACGCGCTTGCGGTGTCCGGCGGCAATGCAGATCGGCTCGGCGTCGACGGCCGGGTTTCGTTCGTGCAGGGCGATCTGCTGGAACCGTTCCTGCAGGGGGAGGGAGAGAGCGGATTCTCGCACGGCCCGGCTCCGTATGCGGACGGCTGGAGGGGCGCGCATATCGATGTGCTTGTTTCGAATCCGCCTTATATTCCGCAGTCGGATTTGGCGGGCCTGCAGCGGGAAGTGCGCGAATTCGAGCCGCATTTGGCGCTGGACGGCGGGGAGGACGGCCTCGCCCCTTACCGCAAGATGCTGGAGCAGCTGCCTCTTCTTGCAGCCGTGCCGCGCATCGTCGCGTTTGAGCTTGGCATGGGCCAGGCGCGCGAGGTGGCGGAGATGCTGCGCAGCTACGGCGCCTGGGAAGATATTCGCATCGTCACCGATTACGGTGGTATCGAGCGCCACGTCATTGCCTCCGGCTGA
- the spoIIR gene encoding stage II sporulation protein R, which translates to MHSHSVNRPYSYRFPFRLSYGYLIVALALLVMSWEGQRVDGALSEDAGSIPQQAIRLRILANSDAAVDQAMKRRVRDAVVSAMNGWADGPQTIEEARAALRGHMGDIERIVGEQLQSRGVQYGFKAELGEVAFPTKLYGERVYPAGNYEALLITLGKGEGQNWWCVLFPPLCFIDSASGEATQTEAAAAKKGADGKAVQVQEVVKDGNAVKQASAAVNNGKADKQASEPVTAGKTAKADAGSGVQQSSVQAEGGSAAAKGKAAAPEAKFFIVELIQSIVSFFKHLFA; encoded by the coding sequence ATGCATTCTCATTCCGTAAACCGTCCTTATTCCTATCGTTTTCCGTTCCGTTTGTCATACGGTTACTTGATCGTTGCTCTTGCGCTTCTCGTCATGAGCTGGGAAGGCCAGCGTGTTGACGGGGCGCTTTCCGAGGACGCCGGCTCGATTCCGCAGCAGGCGATCCGGCTGCGCATCTTGGCCAATTCGGATGCCGCCGTCGATCAGGCGATGAAGCGCCGCGTCCGCGACGCGGTCGTCAGCGCCATGAACGGCTGGGCGGACGGGCCGCAAACGATTGAAGAAGCGCGGGCGGCGCTGCGCGGCCATATGGGTGACATTGAGCGTATCGTTGGCGAGCAGCTGCAAAGCCGCGGAGTTCAATACGGGTTCAAAGCCGAGCTTGGCGAGGTCGCTTTTCCGACGAAGCTGTACGGTGAGCGTGTATACCCGGCAGGCAACTACGAAGCGCTGCTTATTACGCTCGGAAAGGGCGAAGGACAAAACTGGTGGTGCGTCCTGTTTCCGCCGCTTTGCTTCATCGATTCGGCAAGCGGGGAAGCGACGCAGACGGAAGCGGCCGCAGCCAAGAAAGGCGCGGACGGCAAGGCGGTTCAGGTGCAAGAGGTCGTGAAAGACGGGAATGCGGTCAAACAAGCGTCCGCGGCCGTGAATAACGGGAAAGCGGACAAACAGGCAAGCGAGCCCGTGACGGCGGGGAAGACGGCGAAGGCAGATGCCGGCTCCGGCGTGCAACAATCGTCCGTGCAGGCCGAAGGCGGCTCGGCAGCTGCGAAAGGCAAAGCGGCCGCTCCGGAAGCGAAATTTTTCATCGTGGAACTGATTCAGTCGATTGTTTCGTTCTTCAAGCATTTGTTTGCATGA
- a CDS encoding TIGR01440 family protein gives MERQTLAAQVETIVRELAAAGNLAAGELLVFGVSTSEVLGRRIGTSGTLEAAEGIFAGMEAARRDLGFIPVFQCCEHLNRALVLERSAARQYGLEIVSAVPVPGAGGSMAAYAYRHLQDACLVETVKAHAGIDIGDTLIGMQLRPVAVPVRPSVRTVGEAHVTMAMTRPKLIGGARAVYKLEEESGAELPQRPKAAAVESDGGSCD, from the coding sequence ATGGAGCGGCAAACGTTGGCTGCCCAGGTAGAGACGATTGTACGCGAGCTGGCGGCTGCGGGAAATCTGGCCGCAGGCGAGCTGCTCGTATTCGGCGTCAGCACGAGCGAAGTGCTCGGCAGGCGGATCGGCACCTCCGGCACGCTGGAGGCGGCCGAGGGCATCTTCGCCGGGATGGAAGCGGCGAGGCGGGATCTCGGGTTTATCCCCGTGTTCCAGTGCTGCGAGCATTTGAACCGGGCGCTCGTGCTGGAACGCAGCGCCGCCCGCCAGTACGGTCTGGAAATCGTATCCGCCGTGCCGGTTCCGGGAGCGGGAGGGTCGATGGCCGCCTACGCTTACCGGCATTTGCAGGATGCGTGTCTGGTCGAGACCGTTAAAGCTCATGCCGGCATCGATATCGGCGATACGCTGATCGGCATGCAGCTGCGCCCCGTGGCGGTGCCGGTAAGACCATCGGTGCGAACCGTCGGCGAAGCGCACGTTACGATGGCGATGACGCGGCCGAAGCTGATCGGCGGCGCGCGTGCCGTCTACAAGCTGGAGGAAGAAAGCGGCGCGGAGCTGCCGCAGCGTCCGAAAGCCGCTGCTGTGGAATCGGATGGCGGAAGCTGCGATTGA
- a CDS encoding manganese efflux pump MntP family protein codes for MVEASLYAGQILTLLIMALALGMDAFSLGIGIGMKGIRLLDMLKLSLVIGIFHVMMPLAGMFAGHYVSFLLGHIATAVAGGLLLVLGGHMIYSAVRGEEVRSIDHGSVSGLLLFALSVSVDSFSVGISLGMFAVDQVLTVLLFGAAGTVMSVLGLMLGKGVGRTLGGYGEAVGGVILFTFGMLFIL; via the coding sequence ATGGTTGAGGCAAGCCTGTATGCGGGACAAATTCTGACCCTGCTCATTATGGCGCTGGCGCTGGGCATGGATGCTTTTTCGCTGGGAATCGGCATCGGGATGAAAGGAATCCGGCTGCTGGACATGTTGAAGCTGAGTCTGGTTATCGGCATTTTTCACGTCATGATGCCGCTAGCCGGGATGTTTGCGGGACATTACGTCAGCTTTCTGCTCGGCCATATTGCGACGGCCGTGGCGGGCGGACTGCTGCTGGTGCTGGGCGGGCATATGATTTACAGCGCGGTCCGCGGGGAAGAAGTTCGGTCGATCGACCACGGGAGCGTAAGCGGACTGCTGCTGTTTGCGCTCAGCGTAAGCGTGGATTCGTTTTCCGTCGGCATCTCGCTCGGGATGTTTGCCGTGGATCAGGTGCTGACCGTGCTGCTGTTCGGCGCTGCCGGAACCGTTATGTCCGTGCTTGGACTGATGCTCGGAAAAGGCGTCGGCCGCACGCTGGGCGGGTACGGGGAAGCGGTAGGCGGCGTCATTTTATTCACTTTCGGGATGCTGTTTATCCTTTGA
- the rpiB gene encoding ribose 5-phosphate isomerase B — translation MNIAIGADHAGYRLKDELIPFIESLGHQVHDVGCSCGQSVDYPDYALPVCDLVTQGKADRGILICGTGIGMSIAANKMPGIRCALTHDLFSAKATREHNDTNVLALGERVVGPGLAQEIIRVWLETPFSDGERHRSRLGKVQRLEERYALHP, via the coding sequence GTGAATATTGCGATCGGCGCCGACCATGCCGGCTACCGGTTAAAAGACGAATTGATTCCGTTTATTGAGTCGCTCGGCCACCAGGTGCACGACGTCGGATGCAGCTGCGGCCAGTCGGTGGATTATCCCGATTATGCGCTGCCGGTGTGCGACCTTGTGACGCAGGGGAAAGCCGACCGGGGAATTTTGATTTGCGGTACGGGCATCGGCATGTCGATTGCCGCCAATAAGATGCCCGGCATCCGCTGTGCGCTGACGCACGATCTGTTCTCGGCGAAAGCGACCCGCGAGCATAACGATACGAACGTACTGGCCCTCGGGGAACGCGTTGTCGGTCCCGGGCTTGCCCAGGAAATTATCCGCGTCTGGCTTGAAACGCCGTTCTCGGACGGCGAGCGCCACCGGAGCCGCCTCGGCAAAGTGCAGCGTCTGGAAGAGCGTTATGCGCTGCATCCTTAA
- a CDS encoding L-threonylcarbamoyladenylate synthase, giving the protein MIKTNEWKLEPSAGGERQDRAIREAAQLLRDGQTVAFPTETVYGLGADARNTAAVEQIFAAKGRPSDNPLIVHISDRTQLNGLVLPLDETAAALMRRFWPGPLTIVLPVLPGAVSPRVTAGLDTVAVRMPAHETALQLIAAAGCPVAAPSANRSGRPSPTTAAHVREDLYGRIGGIVDAGPAGVGLESTVVELCGPGAVRILRPGGVTPEQLREVCATVLVDEDGMLPQAGRDGSQDGTEGAGPDAGIAPDAAIGAANAAIGAADAGIAQGASIAPDIAAPPGADATGAAPALVSGDEASAAPAAPRSPGMKYTHYAPRGVMQLVAGGGENVRAYIQAEADKARLRGERTGVLAFEETAAQYRADVVVACGSLSRPETAAQQLYAALREFDAQGAAVIWAEVPPGDGIGLALLNRLVKAAGRRVVYV; this is encoded by the coding sequence ATGATAAAAACGAATGAATGGAAGCTGGAGCCCAGCGCCGGAGGGGAGCGGCAGGATCGCGCGATCCGCGAAGCGGCGCAGCTGCTGCGGGACGGACAGACAGTCGCATTTCCGACGGAGACCGTGTACGGACTGGGCGCGGACGCGCGGAATACGGCGGCGGTCGAGCAGATTTTTGCGGCAAAAGGACGTCCTTCGGACAATCCGCTCATCGTTCATATATCGGACAGGACCCAATTAAACGGTCTCGTCCTTCCTTTGGACGAAACGGCTGCCGCCCTGATGCGGCGCTTTTGGCCGGGGCCGCTGACGATCGTGCTGCCCGTGCTGCCGGGAGCCGTATCGCCGCGCGTTACCGCAGGGCTGGATACGGTGGCGGTGCGCATGCCGGCGCACGAAACGGCGCTGCAGCTGATCGCCGCCGCCGGCTGCCCGGTCGCTGCGCCGAGCGCCAACCGCTCCGGCCGGCCGAGCCCGACGACGGCCGCCCATGTGCGCGAAGATTTGTACGGCCGCATCGGCGGCATCGTGGACGCCGGCCCGGCAGGCGTCGGGCTGGAGTCTACGGTAGTGGAGCTGTGCGGACCGGGCGCGGTCCGCATTTTGCGTCCCGGCGGCGTGACGCCGGAGCAGCTGCGCGAGGTGTGCGCCACCGTGCTCGTGGATGAGGACGGCATGCTGCCGCAAGCCGGCCGAGACGGCAGCCAGGATGGCACAGAGGGAGCCGGACCGGACGCCGGTATTGCACCGGATGCCGCTATCGGCGCAGCGAATGCCGCTATCGGCGCAGCGGATGCCGGTATTGCACAGGGCGCAAGTATCGCTCCGGACATTGCCGCTCCGCCCGGAGCCGATGCGACCGGCGCCGCTCCGGCTCTCGTCTCCGGGGATGAAGCGTCCGCCGCACCGGCGGCTCCGCGCTCGCCGGGGATGAAATATACGCATTATGCGCCGCGTGGCGTGATGCAGCTTGTCGCCGGGGGGGGCGAGAACGTACGGGCGTACATTCAAGCCGAAGCGGATAAGGCTAGACTGCGGGGTGAGCGCACCGGCGTACTCGCCTTTGAAGAGACGGCTGCCCAATATCGGGCCGACGTGGTGGTAGCCTGCGGCTCCCTCTCCCGGCCGGAAACGGCTGCGCAGCAGCTGTACGCCGCCCTTCGCGAATTTGATGCGCAGGGCGCAGCCGTCATTTGGGCCGAAGTTCCGCCGGGGGACGGCATCGGGCTTGCGCTGTTGAACCGGCTCGTCAAAGCGGCCGGACGCAGGGTCGTCTACGTGTAA
- a CDS encoding chromate transporter, whose protein sequence is MNSVNVQQTKAQRPGSGRLRRLAEVALVSAKLGLTSFGGPIAHIGYFHNEYIRRRKWMDEKSYADLVALCQFLPGPASSQVGIGIGVVRAGLLGGLMAWIGFTLPSVIALVAFAFLLKGFDIDGSGWIHGLKIVAVAIVAQAILGIGRNLTPDRNRVTIAVITASAALLWPSAFTQVALIAAAGIAGLWLYRSAAVAESPELPVRISRTLGAFCLILFFALLVGLPFVRQFTSGAGWLPLFDSFYRSGSLVFGGGHVVLPLLEREVVPSGWVSREDFLTGYGAAQAVPGPLFTFAAYLGAIASGVSGALIATTAIFLPAFLLIIGTLPFWNALRKNPRVQGALTGINAAVVGLLLAALYDPLWTTAILAPADFALASILLIMLVFWKLPPWVVVLAGAAGGMLISLI, encoded by the coding sequence ATGAATTCAGTGAATGTACAGCAAACGAAAGCACAGCGGCCCGGCAGCGGACGTCTTCGCCGTCTGGCGGAAGTCGCGCTCGTATCGGCCAAGCTCGGTCTCACTTCGTTCGGGGGACCGATTGCCCACATCGGTTATTTTCATAATGAATACATTCGCCGCCGGAAATGGATGGATGAAAAAAGCTACGCCGATTTAGTGGCGCTTTGCCAATTCCTTCCCGGTCCCGCCAGCAGCCAGGTCGGAATCGGAATCGGCGTTGTCCGGGCCGGGCTGCTCGGCGGACTTATGGCTTGGATCGGTTTTACGCTGCCTTCCGTCATCGCGCTTGTAGCGTTTGCTTTTCTGCTTAAAGGCTTTGACATTGACGGCTCCGGCTGGATCCACGGCCTCAAAATCGTTGCCGTCGCGATCGTCGCCCAAGCCATTCTCGGAATAGGCCGGAATTTGACGCCTGACCGCAATCGGGTCACAATCGCAGTCATAACCGCATCAGCCGCCTTATTATGGCCGAGCGCCTTCACTCAAGTGGCGTTAATTGCCGCAGCCGGCATCGCCGGCCTTTGGTTATACCGGTCAGCGGCGGTTGCCGAATCTCCCGAGCTGCCGGTACGGATCAGCCGCACATTGGGCGCTTTTTGTTTAATTCTCTTTTTCGCTCTTCTAGTCGGGCTGCCTTTCGTTCGGCAGTTTACATCCGGGGCCGGCTGGCTGCCGTTATTCGACAGCTTCTACCGTTCCGGCTCGCTCGTTTTCGGTGGAGGCCACGTCGTGCTTCCGTTATTGGAGAGGGAGGTCGTCCCTTCCGGATGGGTCAGCCGGGAAGATTTCTTAACCGGGTACGGCGCGGCTCAGGCGGTTCCGGGGCCGCTGTTCACCTTTGCCGCCTATTTGGGCGCCATTGCAAGCGGCGTTTCCGGGGCGCTAATTGCGACAACGGCCATCTTTTTGCCCGCTTTCCTGCTTATTATCGGGACGCTGCCATTCTGGAACGCATTACGAAAAAATCCCCGTGTCCAAGGCGCTCTGACCGGCATCAATGCAGCCGTTGTCGGGCTGCTGCTTGCTGCGCTGTATGATCCGCTCTGGACGACCGCCATTCTGGCTCCAGCCGATTTTGCGCTTGCTTCCATCCTGCTGATCATGCTTGTTTTTTGGAAGCTGCCTCCGTGGGTCGTTGTGCTTGCCGGTGCGGCGGGCGGGATGCTCATCAGCCTGATCTAA
- a CDS encoding low molecular weight protein arginine phosphatase — protein MSALKRILFVCTGNTCRSPMAEAILRDKAKRRGLSVEVRSAGVSTMDGLPVSGNAAKTLSARGISHNGSSRAAREEMIGWADLVLTMTAGHKNALLHRFPSAVDKTFTLKEYTAFGTSVQEGVEELERLYAQWQMARALGQDISAEERARIMELERQLPALDIGDPFGGTLQIYASCADEITKAVDKLLETLERESGKD, from the coding sequence GTGAGCGCATTGAAACGGATCTTGTTTGTTTGCACCGGCAATACGTGCCGCTCGCCGATGGCGGAAGCTATTTTGCGTGACAAGGCGAAGCGCCGCGGACTGTCTGTAGAGGTGCGTTCGGCCGGAGTGTCGACGATGGACGGCCTGCCCGTTTCCGGAAACGCCGCGAAGACGCTGTCCGCGCGCGGAATCAGCCATAACGGTTCTTCCCGGGCGGCCCGGGAAGAGATGATCGGCTGGGCGGATCTGGTGCTTACGATGACCGCCGGGCATAAAAACGCGCTGCTCCACCGGTTCCCTTCAGCGGTGGATAAAACCTTCACGCTGAAGGAGTATACGGCTTTCGGCACCTCCGTGCAGGAAGGAGTCGAGGAGCTGGAGCGGCTGTATGCGCAGTGGCAGATGGCGCGGGCGCTCGGGCAAGATATCAGCGCTGAGGAACGGGCCAGAATAATGGAGCTGGAGCGGCAGCTTCCGGCACTTGATATCGGGGATCCGTTCGGCGGCACGCTGCAAATCTATGCCAGCTGCGCGGACGAAATTACGAAAGCGGTGGACAAGCTGCTGGAAACGCTGGAGCGGGAGAGCGGGAAGGACTAG
- a CDS encoding GerAB/ArcD/ProY family transporter has protein sequence MKEKAKIGAYQLFCLLVTFELGTALVVPLGVEAKQGAWLAILLGMAGGLLLFALYVYLFRQHPDMPLTAMIQLLLGKFIGWPVALLYVVFFIYAGSRDLRDVASLLISANYSMTPMMVISTLILFAVAYVIDKGIEVLARTAEIMFASLAAFGVLELLLVLFSDIIDLHALQPVLGEGWMPVLKQVVSQTVMFPYGEAVCFLMIFPYLNKSGQALKTTMTAALFGGLVFTLTALIELAVLGVNLTSRSTFPLLTAISKVSIGEFIQRTDAIAVFSLIVTDFMKLAVFYYAAALGAAQLFSVRSYRVMTLPIGLIIMLASLAIASTFSEHFKEGGLVLKTVYPVYALFIPLLLALIASIRSLRNPARKSPEPQQRRQTQAAQQGQPAPPSPQAQQAQQDPPSSQTQQEQQAQQGQQAPLSSQTQQAQLYMQSPHAE, from the coding sequence ATGAAGGAAAAAGCAAAAATCGGCGCCTACCAGCTGTTTTGTCTGCTTGTCACCTTCGAGCTCGGCACAGCGCTTGTCGTTCCGCTGGGGGTGGAAGCGAAGCAGGGCGCATGGCTTGCGATTTTGCTCGGAATGGCCGGCGGGCTGTTGCTTTTTGCGCTGTACGTTTATTTATTCCGGCAACATCCGGATATGCCGCTGACGGCCATGATCCAGCTTCTTCTCGGCAAATTCATCGGTTGGCCGGTCGCTTTGCTGTACGTCGTCTTTTTTATTTACGCCGGATCGCGGGATCTTCGCGATGTCGCGAGCCTGCTGATCTCGGCCAACTACAGCATGACCCCGATGATGGTCATCAGCACGCTCATTTTGTTTGCCGTGGCGTATGTCATCGATAAAGGAATCGAGGTGCTGGCAAGAACGGCAGAGATTATGTTCGCCTCGCTGGCCGCCTTTGGCGTTCTGGAGCTGCTGCTCGTTCTATTTTCCGATATTATCGATCTTCATGCGCTGCAGCCGGTTCTCGGCGAAGGCTGGATGCCGGTGCTGAAGCAAGTTGTATCGCAAACGGTGATGTTCCCTTACGGCGAAGCGGTATGCTTTTTGATGATATTCCCCTATTTGAATAAAAGCGGCCAAGCTTTGAAAACGACGATGACGGCCGCATTATTCGGCGGACTCGTATTTACGCTGACCGCTCTCATCGAGCTTGCTGTTCTTGGCGTTAATCTTACGTCCCGCTCCACCTTCCCCCTGCTTACCGCGATCAGCAAAGTCAGCATCGGCGAATTTATTCAGCGTACGGACGCGATTGCGGTGTTTTCGCTGATTGTGACTGATTTTATGAAACTCGCCGTCTTTTATTATGCCGCCGCGCTCGGGGCTGCTCAGTTGTTCAGCGTCCGCAGCTACCGCGTCATGACGCTGCCGATCGGCCTGATCATCATGCTCGCATCGCTTGCCATTGCCAGCACGTTTTCCGAGCATTTTAAAGAGGGCGGGCTCGTGCTCAAGACGGTTTACCCCGTTTACGCACTTTTCATTCCGCTGCTGCTGGCGCTTATCGCCTCGATACGCAGCCTCCGGAATCCGGCGCGGAAATCTCCGGAGCCGCAGCAGCGGCGGCAGACGCAGGCCGCCCAACAGGGGCAGCCGGCACCCCCATCTCCGCAGGCTCAACAGGCGCAGCAAGATCCCCCATCTTCGCAGACTCAACAGGAGCAGCAGGCCCAACAGGGGCAGCAAGCCCCCCTATCTTCGCAGACTCAACAGGCGCAGCTGTACATGCAGTCTCCGCACGCGGAGTAA